Proteins encoded together in one Oceanivirga salmonicida window:
- a CDS encoding tRNA 2-thiocytidine biosynthesis TtcA family protein — protein MKTINEIEKSIQKKFRKYLWSPFIHALKEFNLVEEGDKIAVAISGGKDSLLLAKLFQELKRASDVNFEIVFISMNPGFSNFNLINLKKNLESLEIPCEIYDDNVFEIAKKMTKLRNSNKPCYMCARLRRGSLYTKATSLGCNKLALGHHMDDVVETSLMSMLYMGKFETMLPKLESDNFDITLIRPLFYIEEKYIKKFMKYNEILAMDCGCEVTQKLIDSKRRDTKELLEKLCTDDKDIKKRIMQSVFNVNIEKILGFKYKGKKFSVYDDYTIL, from the coding sequence ATGAAAACTATAAATGAAATTGAAAAATCTATACAAAAAAAGTTTAGAAAATATCTTTGGTCTCCTTTCATACATGCATTAAAAGAATTTAACCTTGTTGAAGAAGGAGACAAAATTGCTGTTGCTATATCAGGTGGTAAAGATTCACTATTACTTGCTAAACTTTTTCAAGAACTTAAAAGAGCAAGTGATGTTAATTTTGAAATAGTATTTATATCAATGAATCCAGGTTTTTCTAATTTTAATCTTATAAATTTAAAAAAGAATTTAGAAAGTCTAGAAATACCTTGTGAAATATATGATGACAATGTATTTGAAATTGCAAAGAAAATGACTAAACTAAGAAATTCAAATAAGCCTTGCTATATGTGTGCTAGACTTAGGCGTGGTAGCCTTTATACAAAGGCAACAAGTTTAGGGTGTAATAAATTAGCATTAGGACACCATATGGACGACGTTGTAGAGACTAGCTTAATGAGTATGCTTTACATGGGTAAATTTGAAACTATGCTACCTAAATTGGAGTCTGACAACTTTGATATCACACTTATAAGACCATTATTTTACATTGAAGAAAAATATATAAAGAAATTTATGAAATATAATGAAATATTGGCTATGGATTGTGGTTGTGAAGTTACTCAAAAACTTATAGATAGCAAAAGAAGAGATACCAAAGAATTATTAGAAAAACTTTGTACAGATGATAAGGATATAAAAAAAAGAATTATGCAATCTGTATTTAATGTAAATATAGAGAAAATTCTTGGTTTTAAATATAAAGGAAAAAAATTCAGTGTTTATGATGACTATACTATACTTTAG
- a CDS encoding Na/Pi cotransporter family protein yields MDYRAILFQFLGGLGLFLFSIKYMGEGLQLSAGDRLRYVLDKYTTNPFLGVLTGVFVTALIQSSSGTTVITVGLVAAGLLNLKQAIGIIMGANVGTTITSFIIGFNLSTYSLPIIFVGSVLLFFVKKEKFNNIGRVLFGFGGVFFALKLMSSSFIPLRTAPAFIDLTVALSHNSLLGAFVGAFLTVIIQSSSATIGILQGLYAENMISLNATLPILFGNNIGTTITAILACLGSTNSAKRVAISHVLFNVIGTIIFVIFLTPFTTFIVTMQEYLHLTPKFTIAFAHGTFNIANVIIQFPFISALAYLVTKIIPETEDEIAYKPEHLDDLLIASAPIVALNQAKKEILVMFKKSIENVKRATDFFETNNEKLGEKVAVKEEEINHIDHEVTRYLTLVFKETLAEKQGEIGSSLLDTTRDIERIADHAMGLVNDVKYQIKKGLVFSDYAKEEILILNNICIEMLYKSIYAFENDDKNSAIEALDIHNRIYAFEKKVRKKHVSRMNNGECQIKAGLYYVDIISHFTRICDHSRNIAEKVINNNHI; encoded by the coding sequence ATGGATTATAGAGCCATATTATTTCAATTTTTAGGTGGATTAGGGTTATTTTTATTCAGTATTAAATATATGGGAGAAGGTCTACAACTATCAGCAGGTGATAGATTAAGATATGTCCTAGATAAATATACAACAAATCCATTTTTAGGAGTATTAACAGGGGTATTTGTAACTGCTCTTATACAATCTAGTTCAGGTACTACAGTTATAACAGTGGGTCTAGTTGCAGCAGGTCTACTTAATTTAAAACAAGCAATAGGTATTATTATGGGTGCTAATGTTGGGACTACAATTACCAGTTTTATTATAGGTTTTAATTTATCAACTTATTCATTACCCATTATATTTGTAGGTTCAGTGCTATTATTTTTCGTAAAAAAAGAAAAGTTTAATAATATAGGTAGAGTTCTATTTGGATTTGGAGGTGTATTTTTTGCTTTAAAACTTATGTCTTCTTCATTTATTCCTTTAAGAACTGCACCAGCATTTATTGATTTAACAGTTGCACTTAGCCATAATTCTTTACTAGGGGCTTTTGTTGGAGCATTTTTAACAGTAATTATACAATCATCTTCTGCAACAATAGGTATATTACAAGGTCTATATGCAGAAAATATGATAAGTCTTAATGCAACCCTACCAATCTTATTTGGTAATAATATAGGTACTACAATTACAGCAATACTAGCTTGTTTAGGTTCAACAAATTCTGCTAAAAGGGTTGCAATATCACATGTATTATTTAATGTTATTGGAACAATAATATTTGTAATATTCCTTACACCATTTACAACTTTTATTGTAACTATGCAAGAATATTTACACTTAACACCAAAATTTACAATAGCTTTTGCACATGGAACATTTAATATTGCTAATGTAATAATACAATTTCCATTTATATCAGCTCTTGCTTATTTAGTAACAAAAATAATACCTGAAACAGAAGATGAAATTGCATACAAACCTGAACATTTAGATGATTTATTAATAGCTAGTGCACCTATTGTGGCACTTAACCAAGCTAAAAAAGAAATTTTAGTTATGTTCAAAAAATCAATAGAAAATGTAAAAAGAGCAACAGATTTTTTTGAAACTAATAATGAAAAATTAGGTGAAAAAGTTGCAGTTAAAGAAGAAGAAATCAATCATATTGATCATGAGGTTACCCGTTATCTTACATTAGTTTTCAAAGAAACCTTAGCTGAAAAACAAGGAGAAATAGGTTCTTCATTATTAGACACAACTCGTGATATAGAGCGTATTGCAGATCATGCTATGGGATTAGTTAATGATGTTAAATATCAAATAAAAAAAGGATTAGTCTTTTCTGACTATGCAAAAGAAGAAATACTAATACTAAATAATATTTGTATAGAAATGCTATATAAATCAATTTACGCTTTTGAAAATGATGATAAAAATAGTGCCATTGAAGCACTTGATATACATAATAGAATATATGCTTTTGAAAAAAAAGTTAGGAAAAAACATGTTAGCAGAATGAATAATGGTGAATGTCAAATTAAGGCTGGTCTATATTATGTAGATATTATAAGCCATTTCACAAGAATTTGTGACCATTCTAGAAACATTGCAGAAAAAGTTATTAATAATAATCACATATAG
- a CDS encoding leucyl aminopeptidase: protein MKFILNGKGGLKVDLVFENTNLDNKVFNHLKEKELFTGKLKQIYVNTYEEVAFVGLGNSETITLNEIREVFFDLAKELDSKKVSEITLEVPKFEKFCCKGVAGAISEGLLQSEYNFNKFTVDKKERTELTVNYVTCSENAAKGIEESETLMKSVFITRDLVNLPSNYIYPETLANKAKEILSPLGVKVTIYDKKQIKEMGMEAFYSVGKGSDNEPRLIVMEYENNPESNERLGLVGKGITYDSGGYSLKPNDGMKTMFCDMGGAATVIGSIHAMASSKVKANVVGVVAACENAVSGHSYKPGDIIGSLSGKTIEVDNTDAEGRVTLADSVYYTATTMKATKIIDLATLTGACLVALGEVYSGSVTNNQEFFNQVKEAADKSGEKIWQLPTDPMFAKQNKSKVADIKNTGGRLAGTITAGMFVGEFNNNLPWVHLDIAGTAYLSSPYSYLPHGATGIHVKTLYRLVAKGLNCK from the coding sequence ATGAAATTTATTTTAAATGGAAAAGGTGGATTAAAAGTTGATTTAGTTTTTGAAAATACTAATTTAGATAATAAAGTTTTTAATCACTTGAAAGAAAAAGAATTATTTACAGGAAAATTAAAACAAATCTATGTAAACACATACGAAGAAGTAGCATTTGTTGGTTTAGGAAATTCAGAAACTATAACTTTAAATGAAATTAGAGAAGTTTTCTTTGATTTAGCAAAAGAATTAGATTCAAAAAAGGTTAGTGAAATTACATTAGAAGTTCCTAAATTTGAAAAATTCTGTTGCAAAGGTGTAGCTGGTGCTATATCTGAAGGTTTATTACAATCTGAATATAATTTCAATAAATTTACAGTAGATAAAAAAGAAAGAACTGAATTAACTGTAAATTATGTTACTTGCTCTGAAAATGCTGCTAAAGGTATAGAAGAATCTGAAACCTTAATGAAATCAGTATTTATTACTAGAGATTTAGTAAATTTACCATCTAACTATATTTACCCAGAAACACTTGCAAATAAGGCAAAAGAAATATTAAGTCCATTAGGTGTTAAAGTTACAATTTATGATAAAAAACAAATTAAAGAAATGGGTATGGAAGCATTCTATTCAGTTGGAAAAGGTTCAGACAATGAACCAAGACTTATAGTTATGGAATATGAAAATAACCCTGAAAGTAATGAAAGATTAGGTTTAGTAGGTAAAGGTATTACTTATGATTCAGGTGGTTATTCACTTAAGCCAAACGATGGTATGAAAACTATGTTCTGTGATATGGGTGGTGCTGCTACTGTTATAGGTTCTATACATGCTATGGCCTCATCAAAAGTTAAGGCTAATGTAGTTGGAGTTGTTGCTGCTTGTGAAAATGCTGTATCAGGTCATTCATATAAACCAGGAGATATTATTGGTTCATTATCAGGTAAAACTATTGAAGTAGACAATACTGATGCTGAAGGTAGAGTAACACTAGCAGATTCAGTTTACTATACTGCAACTACTATGAAAGCAACTAAGATTATTGACCTTGCAACATTAACTGGTGCTTGCTTAGTAGCATTAGGTGAAGTTTATTCAGGTTCAGTTACTAATAATCAAGAATTCTTTAATCAAGTAAAAGAAGCCGCTGATAAGTCAGGAGAAAAAATATGGCAATTACCAACAGATCCTATGTTTGCTAAACAAAATAAATCAAAAGTAGCAGATATCAAAAATACTGGTGGTAGATTAGCAGGAACTATAACTGCTGGTATGTTTGTTGGAGAATTTAACAATAACTTACCATGGGTACATTTAGACATTGCAGGAACTGCATATTTATCATCACCTTATAGTTATTTACCACATGGTGCTACAGGAATACATGTTAAAACACTTTATAGATTAGTAGCAAAAGGTTTAAACTGTAAATAA